The nucleotide sequence ATGGGGACAGGCACTTTTGCAGCAGGAGGTCACTTCTCATGGGCAAAGGGAAATAAATGGCATGACCTCAGAGTCTTGCTTGGAAAGCCAAGTCTAGAACCGTCTTTTTCATGAGTGATAATGATATTTTTCTGGAAAATGCGCCGACCAATCTGTCGGTGTGCTATCGACCAGCCTGGTATTATTTGAAGAAAAAAAGGTGGCCAAATTTCTCAGTGTTATGTACTACAtgaaaagaaacaaatctcgatttTTTTAGCCAAATTTTGTCAAATTAGAAGGTGTGAAATCAAGTTAGGCTCAAAACAAGATTTTGATATCCGAGGCCGCCGATGACATAAATTGCCCTGATTGTTTTTTTACGGGGCACAATATATCAAAATATAGATAAATGCACCTACAGATGGTACAAAAAGAATGAAATGgaggaagaaagaaaaggaagtaTGTGCCCGCAAGAAACGCATATTGTAATGCTTTGCAAGTTATGAATTAGGCAGGGGGTGGGCCCTGGATGGCATACCCTGACAACTCATGACTGAAACATCCAAATTCTTCCAATCAGATATTCCACGGGTTTGACCACCTCACGTTCACATAATCAtattcaatcaatcaatcaatcagttCCTTAGGGATGATTGGAACATGACCTCGTTTTTCTTCCACCCCCTCTCCTATGCCACCCCCATGCCCCACTCAATCATGAGCCAAACCGCTCCCATAATGCCTAGCCAAAACAGTTTGATCTGGAAGAACTTTCTGCCAACTTCTGATTATTTAACTGTACTACTTGTTATTACTTCTTACAGACTCGTATTCAAACATTGGTTGCAGTTATACAACTCAGAGCATATATACTCGAATGAAAGCACAGCTAATATATGTACTGCACTGCATAATTAATGAATCAATTTGCAGACGTAGCaatcaggaggaggaggaggagaagggagagTTGCTTGGGCAATTTGGCGAGGTCTTCTTCCCTTCCCCTGACGTGGGCGGCCATAAAGTCCATTATATTCCTCACAAAGGCAGAGAGAGCGAACTGGTCCGTGTGGAGGTGTTCTTGGAAGGTTCTCCCGCGTCAGGGAGTAGTTGGCGCCATCGCCCTTACCTTCTTTAGCTAGCTAGCTAAGCTAGGACAACCGCCCACGCGCATACACACACGAGAAAGAGAAAGGATTCACTCGCGGGAGGAGGAAGAGATAGGGGGAGAGAGATCGACCGATGGGGGACGACCATGGCGCCAAGCTGGTGAAGAGCCTGCGGGGCGCCGCGCACAAGTACGTCGGCGTCGGCTTCTTCCTCGgcttcttcctcgtcctcctcaCCTACTTCACCCTCTCCGAGCAGTTCGCCATCGCCGCGCCCAACGGTGCGTCTCGTCCGTTCTCTCCGAGCAGTCCCTTCTTTATCGGGGCAAGCAAGCATATGTGATTCGCCTCAAAAGCTGCGATTTGGTTAGGCCCAAAGAATTGTTGTGTTAGTATTGTAGTCCTTTATTTGAACAACTTTTGAACGCAAGACTTGGTCAGTATGGACATGTTCTTCCATGTTCTTGGTTATCTCAATTTAAGGACATAGTCAGAGCACCAGTCACCAACCTGAAACTGAAACTGATGAGAATTTGGCTACAAATTGCAGCTATCCGAAGGACCTCGGCGGCGCACCCGACGCCGACCGCCCCGGCCGTGGCAGAGAAGACGGTgcagaagcagcaacagctccccGTCATAAGTAAGTAAACCAGGTGCCCGAGCTCCTGATCAACGAAATTCAACCGGAAATTCTTGTTCTTCTGAGTTCTGACCATGTATGTGTTGTCTTGTGTTGCATGGAACAGAGGAGGAAGCACCTCTGCCAGAGCATGAGCAAGTACAAGAGAAGCCACCGCCTGTCGACGAGGAGCCCCACAGGGAAACAGAGGAGCCCAACTCAGAAACAGAGGAGGACCCCAAGCCCAGCGGTACGTAGCTGCTAACCTCTTCCAAATACATCCATGTCAAGAGAAAAGTCGACAAGTTTCGATTGGAACTCCGGCCAATCAATCCAAagaaagaactttttctttttcgGGGACCAAAGAAAGAACTTTGCTCCGTCAGAATTCCACTAAACCTGaactgaaagaaaaaaaatgctcAAGTTTGATGCCTATCCATGCAGATGACGCTACCAAGATCGTGACGACGGCGGAGGAGAGCgcgccggcgaagaagccggcgtgCGACATCCAGGGCCCCTGGGCGTCCGACGTCTGCGAcctcgccggcggcagcggcggcgtgcgCATCCACGGCTCCACCCACACGGTGCTCGTCCCGCCCACCATCGAGTCCGGCGGCAGCAACCCCAACCCGCAGGAGTGGCGCGTGCTGCCCTACTCCCGGAAGCACATGTCCGGCATCAAGGAGATCACCGTGCGCGAGCTGCCCTCGGCCGCCGACGCGCCCCGCTGCGCCGTCACCTCGCAGGTCCCCGCGCTCGTCTTCGCCATGGGCGGCCTCACGGGCAACTACTGGCACGACTTCAGCGACGTCATGATCCCGCTCTACCTCCAGGCCTCCCGCTTCGACGGCGAGGTGCAGCTCGTGGTCACCAACATCCAGCCCTGGTACGCCGGCAAGTACCGCCACA is from Triticum aestivum cultivar Chinese Spring chromosome 3A, IWGSC CS RefSeq v2.1, whole genome shotgun sequence and encodes:
- the LOC123059831 gene encoding beta-1,2-xylosyltransferase XYXT1, which encodes MGDDHGAKLVKSLRGAAHKYVGVGFFLGFFLVLLTYFTLSEQFAIAAPNAIRRTSAAHPTPTAPAVAEKTVQKQQQLPVIKEEAPLPEHEQVQEKPPPVDEEPHRETEEPNSETEEDPKPSDDATKIVTTAEESAPAKKPACDIQGPWASDVCDLAGGSGGVRIHGSTHTVLVPPTIESGGSNPNPQEWRVLPYSRKHMSGIKEITVRELPSAADAPRCAVTSQVPALVFAMGGLTGNYWHDFSDVMIPLYLQASRFDGEVQLVVTNIQPWYAGKYRHIIARLSRYDVVDMDKDDQVRCFPSAVVGIRMHKEFSIDPEKEPTGHSMPEFTKFLRNVFALPRAAPMRVTARLISDKKPRMMIISRRHPRKLVNIAEVVALAKRIGFEVVIGDPPFNVDVGDFAREVNAADVLMGVHGAGLTNSLFLPTGAVFIQVNPFGKMEHIGEVDFGTPAVDMGLKYMAYSCGMEESTLVDTLGRDHPAVKDPESIHRSGWSKVAEYYLGKQDVKLDLQRFEPVLIKAMAMLRE